In the genome of Bradyrhizobium ottawaense, the window GTGGCTTGTCAACGACTCCGCGCAAGAAGCAGATCAGGGATGAAGCGTACAGGAAAGAAGACTGCGACCGATCGGAATTTCGTCGTCGCGCTTTCCCGCGGACTGGACGTATTGCGCGCATTCCACCCCAATGACGGCCTTCTCGGCAATCAGGAGATTGCGGCTCGCACCAATCTGCCGAAGCCGACCGTGTCGCGGCTGACCTACACCTTGACCAAGCTGGGCTATCTTGCGCCGGTTCCCCGCTTCGAGAAGTACCAGCTCACACCCGCGGCGATGTCGCTCGGCTACGCCGCGCTCGCCAATCTCGGCGTTCGGCATTTGTCCGAGCCGTTCCGCGAGGACGTGATGCGCGCGACCGGCGGCGCCGTCGCCGTCGGCGGCCGCGACCGTCACAGCATGATCTATTTCGGGCAAAGCCGCGGCAGCGAGACCGTCGGGGTTCAACTTGACGTCGGCTCCCGCGTGCCGATTGCAACCAGCGCGATGGGCCGCGCCTATTTCTGGGCGCTCGACGACGCGGACCGCGCAGACCTGTCGCGCCTCTTGCGCGAACATTACGGCAGCCGCTGGCCCAAGATGCGCGACGGGCTGGAACGTTCCGGCGAAACCGTCGCGAAATACGGTTTTGCGATCTCCGTCGGCGACTGGCACGACGACATCGGCGCCGCCGGCGTCGCACTCAGGCTCAACGACGGAACCGGTCCCTACGCATTCAATTGCGGCGCGCCCGCATTCCGCTTCACGGAAGAGCGTTTGATCAACGACATTGGACCGCGTCTCTTAGCGATGGTAAGGAACATCGAAGCGGCGCTCGGGGGTCTAATGCCGCATTCCAAAAAAGACGTCAGCAAAAAGCTGAAATCAGGAGGAAAAGTTGCGCGTGTGGCCGAGGGATTCAGATAGCCTTTGTCATCATCGGGAGCGGTTCGCATCGC includes:
- a CDS encoding IclR family transcriptional regulator — translated: MKRTGKKTATDRNFVVALSRGLDVLRAFHPNDGLLGNQEIAARTNLPKPTVSRLTYTLTKLGYLAPVPRFEKYQLTPAAMSLGYAALANLGVRHLSEPFREDVMRATGGAVAVGGRDRHSMIYFGQSRGSETVGVQLDVGSRVPIATSAMGRAYFWALDDADRADLSRLLREHYGSRWPKMRDGLERSGETVAKYGFAISVGDWHDDIGAAGVALRLNDGTGPYAFNCGAPAFRFTEERLINDIGPRLLAMVRNIEAALGGLMPHSKKDVSKKLKSGGKVARVAEGFR